The sequence below is a genomic window from Deinococcus sp. Marseille-Q6407.
CAGCTGGTTAGAGCGCACGCCTGATAAGCGTGAGGTCCCCAGTTCAAGTCTGGGCATTCGCACCACAAAAGCTGAAAGAACCGCGTTCCTGTACAGGACGCGGTTTTTTCGTGGTCATGTCTCTGGAATTTGTGCGGATTTCAGAACTCATAATGGCCAGACGCAGCGCGGCGCCTGGCTTCTGACTGGAAGCGAGGACTCCGGAGACGCTTAAGGCGTAACTTCCTGCTCTAGAGGCTTTTCCAGGGGCGCGGCGGCCGGCTGGGCAGCAGCGGGAGCCTGCCCCTGCCCAGTGATGTGCTGGGTGATCTGCTCGGCGCTGCGCAGGTAGGCGACGAACATCAGAATGGCGATGGCCGCGACAGCGACGCCCAGCCAGGTGCCGGCGAAGAAGTCGTAAAAGCCGTGGATGGTGGCGGCCAGCCCCACACCCAGCAGCAGCAGGGCAGTCCGCCGCTGCGGGGCCAGCAGGCTCAAGCCCAGGTAGTACCCAGCAATCCCGCTGAAGACGCAGTGCAGAAAAGGCAGCGTGATCAGCCGCAGGAACTCCATGATCACGTAGTTCCCGTCTCCGGACAGGCCGTAAAACTGACTGTACAGGTTGGCGTCGGTATAGGCGATCGAGTAGACCACAGCTTCCGCGACGCCGAAGGCCAGCCCGCTCAGCCCGGCGTAAAAAGCCGCTTCCCTGGGTGTGTGAATCTCCTTGAGCTTCACGGCCAGCCACCAGATGGGCAGCAGCTTGACGCCTTCCTCGACGGCGCCCACGCCGGCCACAAAGCCCAGCAGCCTGGCTGGGCTGAAATCCCATTCGGTGGCGCTGTACAGCAGGCTGATAAAGGGCAGCTTTTGCAGGAACAGCACCAGCAGAACCCCCACGACAGCGGTAAAAACTGTAGGAATCAGAATATTCCGGCGCTTGATGCTGCCGGGCTGAACGATCAGCCACAGCACGTAGCTCCACAGCAGCGCAAAGTAACTGCCGATGGCCCAGGCTGCGTCATGAATCTGGGCATCATCGCCCCAGAACTGGCTCAGACCGAGCGGCAGCAGGGCAAAGAACAGCAGCGCCTGCACCCAGCGCAGCTTCCAGGGCCGGTCACCCAGCCAGCGCTGCACCGGAAACAGCACCTCGAAAGGCAGCGATTTGAAGTCGTCCAGCAGGTTCTGCAGCGGGCGCTCTGAGCGGGCAGTGGCAGGAGCAGCGGCCGCAGCCACCGGGGGGCTGGTCGACCGTCCAAGTGGCACGGTGGGCGCGGGGGGTGGGCCTTGTTCTGGAGTCTCCATGCGTCTGCTGGTGAAGTTAACACGCGCTTAAGGCGGCGGGAGGCAACTTTGAGCGGCGCCCCTTCGGCTCATTCTGGAAACTCAAATTTCAGCGTCTGAGACGGGTCCACTGCAAGGTCCAGCCCAGTTTCCTCTCAGGAAGCACCAGTCGCTTAAGACCAGTACCCCGGTGTCTGGGTGGCGGGCAGCAACGCCAGTTCATCCCCACCTGCCCGTGCGCGAAGGCCGGCCAGCTCGGCGGCGGTGCGCTTTTCTCCTAGCCAGCCATGCCAGTAGGCCCCCAGCACCTCCAGCACCAAGGCCAGCGCCACGGTGCTCTGCTGCGGGTCGGGCGGCGCATACAGCAGGTCCAGATCCTGAATCGGGCCACCGTCCGGGCCGCCCACCGGCTGCCAGTAGGCCAGGTCCACTGCGCGTAGGCCCAGAGCATGCAGTGCCTGCCGCCGCTGCTGCGCGTCGGTGCCGGTTCGCTGCTCGGCGGCGCGTTCTGCCGGGCTCTGGCGGGCCGCGTACACGCTGTCGGCAAACATCCCGGCCCGGCCGTGTGCTGCCGCGTCGGCCAGGCTGGCCCGGTGCAGCGCCCGGCCCACGCCCAGGCCCCGCGCCGGCGCCGCCACACCCATGAACGAATTGAACCCTGCGCCCGGCAGCAGGTGATAGAGGGTGCCGCCCAGCACCTCGCCGCCCGCGTTCTGTACCACCAGCAGCCGGTCCAGGCGGCCCGCACCCCGCCCGGCCACCAGCTCCGGGAACATCTGCGGCGGAATCAGGGTGTCGGGGGCGTAATAGCTGCTCTGCTGGACCTGCGCAAAGGCGTCCAGCGCCGGGTCGTTCGGGTCGGTGATGCGGCGGACGGTTATTTCAGGCGGGGGGGCATCAGGCAGAGAAGAAGAGATCATACCCGCAGGTTAGGGCCAGCCCGGCTGCCGGAAGGTGGCTGCCCTCCATCTGTTCATTAAGGATTGGGGCTTGATAATTCTGCTATTTACATAAATACTGGAGGCATGGAGAACCTGCTCAAGAAAGCCGGGGCCATGCTGCCCCACTTGGAACTGTTCAGCCATATGGCCTCGCTGCGCGGCTTGCTGCAGCTGGCGGCCCACATGGAAGAACGCGGTGACCGCGTGACCCTGATTTCCCCGGAAGCCATCACCCTGGTGGGCAACGACATGACCACCGACCCGGTCATTCACACCTCCAAGGGCGCCACTGTCACTGCCGAAGACGCCTACATGCTGATGCACACCCTCAAGGGCCACGAGGCCCCCGAGTATGCCGTGACCCGCGAGGAGCTCAAGGCGCTGAACGCCCGCGCCGTGGCCGACATCGAGGCCAGCCCCGCCCTGGCCGCCTTCGGGGAAACTCTGGCACGCCTGGGCCTGAGTGACGCGGGCAGCGCGGCCCCGGCCCGCCCTGAAGTGCCGGCCCGCACCGAGACTCGCGCCGAAGCGCAGCCGGCCGCTGAGGAAGCCGCCACC
It includes:
- a CDS encoding PrsW family intramembrane metalloprotease, coding for METPEQGPPPAPTVPLGRSTSPPVAAAAAPATARSERPLQNLLDDFKSLPFEVLFPVQRWLGDRPWKLRWVQALLFFALLPLGLSQFWGDDAQIHDAAWAIGSYFALLWSYVLWLIVQPGSIKRRNILIPTVFTAVVGVLLVLFLQKLPFISLLYSATEWDFSPARLLGFVAGVGAVEEGVKLLPIWWLAVKLKEIHTPREAAFYAGLSGLAFGVAEAVVYSIAYTDANLYSQFYGLSGDGNYVIMEFLRLITLPFLHCVFSGIAGYYLGLSLLAPQRRTALLLLGVGLAATIHGFYDFFAGTWLGVAVAAIAILMFVAYLRSAEQITQHITGQGQAPAAAQPAAAPLEKPLEQEVTP
- a CDS encoding GNAT family N-acetyltransferase, which produces MISSSLPDAPPPEITVRRITDPNDPALDAFAQVQQSSYYAPDTLIPPQMFPELVAGRGAGRLDRLLVVQNAGGEVLGGTLYHLLPGAGFNSFMGVAAPARGLGVGRALHRASLADAAAHGRAGMFADSVYAARQSPAERAAEQRTGTDAQQRRQALHALGLRAVDLAYWQPVGGPDGGPIQDLDLLYAPPDPQQSTVALALVLEVLGAYWHGWLGEKRTAAELAGLRARAGGDELALLPATQTPGYWS
- a CDS encoding multidrug DMT transporter, whose protein sequence is MENLLKKAGAMLPHLELFSHMASLRGLLQLAAHMEERGDRVTLISPEAITLVGNDMTTDPVIHTSKGATVTAEDAYMLMHTLKGHEAPEYAVTREELKALNARAVADIEASPALAAFGETLARLGLSDAGSAAPARPEVPARTETRAEAQPAAEEAATAAAAEPRPERSSRSRRAEATSEPAAEVPAAS